In Perca flavescens isolate YP-PL-M2 chromosome 7, PFLA_1.0, whole genome shotgun sequence, the following proteins share a genomic window:
- the LOC114558965 gene encoding ral GTPase-activating protein subunit beta isoform X7 has translation MYSDWRSLQLVVQSDQGHLSVLHTYPTSVGTEVANAVVKPLGTAVSPVATENILKTDKEVKWTMEVLCYGLTLPLEGDTVKLCVDVYTDWMMALVSPRDSMPQPVVKEPNMYVQTILKHLYNVFVPRPDHHSLNHIRLCQQVLTAVQKLARESVSMVRETWEVLLLFLLRINDTLLAAPTVGVGVAEKLAEKLMAVLFEVWLLACARCFPTPPYWKTAREMLANWRHHPPVVEQWSRVACALTSRLLRFTHGPSFPPFKVPDEDASLIPLEMDNDCVAQTWYRFLHMLSNPVDLSNPAIVSTTPKFQEQFLNSSTIPHEVVLHPCLKQLPQIFFRAMRGISCLVDAFLGISRPRADSAPPTPVNRMSMSPPPSITNTTPPHSRKQRHTVVTKTTSKSSTSSGSQPTKASQQQQQQQQQNSSSPTLLSSPNQSSWESRPLPAPARPKVNSILNLFGQWLFDAALVHCKLHSGLSRDPSMTAIATQVGLELRRKGSQMSTDSMVSNPMFDANEFPESYEAGRAEACGTLCRIYCSKKTGEDILPVYLSRFYMVLIQGLQISDFICRPVLASIILNSSSLFCTDLKGINVVVPYFIAALETIVPDRELSKFKMYVNPTDLRRASINILLAMLSLPHHFGNIKSEVLLEGKFNEEDGWPHDQPVSFLSLRLRLVNVLIGALQTETDTTNTQLILGAMLNIVQDSALLESIGAQTETGSVDGSHMTVRSQSHSRTNSGISFTSGGSTEATSPDSERPAQALLRDYDTAAGLLVRSIHLVTQRLNSQWRQDMSISLAALELLAGLAKVKVGVDSSDRKRAVSSICGYIVYQCSRPAPLQSRDLHSMIVAAFQFLCVWLTEHPDMLDEKDCLVEVLEIVELGISGSKSRQEQEVRHKGEKEHNPASMRVKDAAEATLSCIMQVLGAFPSPSGPASTCSLLNEDTLIRFARLSATGASNFRYFVLDNSVILAMLEQPLGNEQNPSPSVTVLIRGTAGRHAWTMQLFHQPRGAWANQRVFVPEGRPTPNNGVGIKYNVKQRPFPEEVDKIPLVKADVSIPDLDDIVSKELELQHDKLRILMTKQIEYENALERHSEEIWKSKLYPDPQTDCKPPPPAQEFQTARLFLSHFGFLSLEALKEPNNSRLPPHLIALESSLPGFFDDMSYLDLLPCRPFDTVFIFYVRAGQKSSPEILRNVESSSSVQPHFLEFLLSLGWPVEVGRHPGWTGHLDTSWSLNSCSDSNDIQQTEDAATPEDTGGSVFNGEKKVLYYADALTEIAFVVPSLTENSEESSVHSDSTVEADTNTDVMPSVHKQPNLTLELFPNHSENLESAKKLSPLVKTKRSSTGKSFPPLGPETKVFVVWVERFDDIENFPLSDLLAETSTGLEASMSNSTSCRSGLLEKDVPLIFIHPLKTGLFRIRLHGAVGKFGMVNPLVDGMVVSRRALGFLVRQTVINVCRRKRLESDLYNPPHVRRKQKITEIVQRYRNKQLEPEFYTSLFHEVGEGKLHL, from the exons ATGTATTCTGATTGGCGCTCGCTGCAGTTGGTGGTGCAGAGTGACCAGGGCCACCTCAGTGTTCTGCACACCTATCCCACTAGCGTGGGCACGGAGGTGGCAAATGCTGTGGTCAAGCCTTTGGGCACAGCTGTAAGCCCTGTCGCCACAGAGAACATCCTCAAGACAGACAAGGAG GTGAAGTGGACCATGGAGGTGCTGTGTTATGGCCTCACCCTCCCCCTTGAGGGGGACACTGTCAagctgtgtgtggatgtgtacaCAGACTGGATGATGGCCCTGGTGTCGCCCAGGGACTCGATGCCTCAGCCTGTGGTCAAGGAGCCCAATATGTACGTCCAAACCATCCTCAAACATCTGTACAACGTCTTTGTACCAAG GCCTGACCACCACAGTCTGAACCACATCAGGCTTTGCCAGCAGGTTCTGACTGCAGTCCAGAAATTGGCACGAGAGTCTGTTTCCATGGTGAGGGAAACCTGGGAGGTGCTGTTGCTCTTTCTGCTTCGCATCAACGACACATTACTTGCCGCGCCCACAGTTGGAG TTGGGGTGGCAGAGAAACTTGCAGAGAAATTGATGGCAGTGCTGTTTGAGGTGTGGCTACTGGCATGTGCCCGCTGCTTTCCCACGCCACCATATTGGAAGACAGCAAGGGAGATGCTGGCTAACTGGAGACACCACCCTCCTGTTGTAGAACAGTGGAGCAGAGTGGCCTGTGCCCTGACCTCCAG GCTCTTGCGTTTTACCCACGGACCATCTTTCCCACCTTTTAAAGTTCCTGATGAAGATGCCAGCCTGATTCCATTAGAGATGGACAATGACTGTGTGGCACAGACGTGGTACCGCTTTCTCCACATGCTTAG CAACCCAGTGGACCTGAGCAACCCTGCGATAGTGAGCACCACTCCAAAGTTTCAGGAACAGTTTCTTAACTCCAGCACCATCCCTCATGAAGTGGTGCTGCATCCATGTTTGAAACAGCTACCCCAAATCTTCTTCAGGGCCATGCGGGGCATCAGCTGCTTAGTGGATGCCTTCTTAG GTATATCACGTCCCAGAGCTGACAGTGCCCCGCCCACCCCAGTCAACAGAATGAGCATGTCTCCGCCCCCCTCCATCACCAACACCACCCCCCCTCACAGCCGCAAGCAACGGCATACAGTGGTCACCAAAACCACAAGCAAGAGTTCAACT AGCAGTGGTAGTCAACCAACCAAAGcatcccagcagcagcagcagcagcagcagcaaaattCCTCCTCCCCGACCCTGCTTTCCAGCCCCAACCAGAGCAGTTGGGAGAGTCGGCCCTTGCCGGCCCCAGCGCGGCCAAAGGTCAACAGCATCCTCAATCTGTTCGGCCAGTGGCTGTTCGACGCTGCACTGGTCCATTGTAAGCTCCACAGCGGCCTCAGCCGAGACCCCAGCATGACCG CGATAGCCACTCAAGTAGGTCTGGAGCTGAGGAGGAAGGGATCCCAAATGTCCACTGACTCCATGGTGTCCAACCCCATGTTTGACGCCAACGAGTTCCCAGAGAGTTACGAGGCAGGACGAGCTGAGGCCTGCGGGACTCTCTGCCGCATCTACTGTAGCAAGAAAACTGGAGAAGACATTCTGCCTGTTTACCTGTCCAG GTTCTACATGGTCCTGATTCAGGGTCTCCAGATCTCTGATTTTATCTGCAGACCAGTTCTGGCTTCTATCATTCTCAACTCTTCATCTCTCTTCTGTACTGACTTAAAGGGAATCAATGTGGTGGTGCCCTACTTCATAGCTGCCCTGGAGACTATTGTACCAGACAG GGAGCTGTCCAAATTCAAGATGtatgttaatcctaccgacctGAGGAGAGCCTCTATAAACATCCTGCTTGCCATGCTGTCATTGCCGCATCATTTTGGCAACATCAAATCAGAG GTTCTGTTGGAAGGAAAGTTCAATGAGGAGGATGGGTGGCCTCATGACCAGCCTGTGTCTTTCCTGTCCCTGAGGCTACGTCTCGTCAACGTCCTCATAGGAGCACTTCAGACTGAGACTGACACCACCAacacgcagctcatcctgg GTGCAATGCTAAATATTGTTCAAGACTCGGCACTGTTGGAGTCCATAGGTGCACAGACTGAAACA GGAAGTGTAGATGGGAGCCACATGACTGTGAGAAGTCAGAGTCACAGCCGTACTAACAGTGGCATTAGTTTCACCAGCGGGGGAAGCACAGAGGCCACCAGCCCAGACTCTGAGCGTCCTGCCCAGGCCCTGCTTCGAGACTACG ATACGGCGGCAGGCCTGCTGGTGCGCAGCATTCACCTGGTCACTCAGAGACTCAACTCCCAGTGGAGGCAAGACATGAGCATTTCACTGGCTGCCTTGGAGCTGCTGGCTGGGCTTGCCAAG GTAAAGGTGGGAGTGGACTCTTCAGACCGTAAACGTGCTGTCAGCTCTATATGTGGGTACATCGTGTACCAGTGTAGCCGTCCTGCTCCTCTTCAGTCCCGAGACCTCCACTCCATGATTGTAGCTGCCTTccagtttctctgtgtgtggcTCACAGAACACCCTGACATGCTGGATGAGAAG GATTGTTTGGTAGAGGTGTTGGAGATTGTGGAGCTGGGAATCTCTGGCAGCAAGTCCCGACAGGAACAGGAAGTCCGACATAAAGGGGAGAAGGAGCACAACCCAGCTTCGATGAGGGTTAAGGACGCTGCTGAGGCGACTTTGTCCTG TATCATGCAGGTGTTGGGGGCCTTCCCTTCCCCCAGCGGGCCTGCCTCCACCTGCAGCCTGCTGAACGAAGACACCTTGATCCGGTTTGCCAGACTCAGTGCCACAGGAGCCAGCAACTTCCGCTACtttgtcctggacaactcggTCATCCTCGCCATGCTGGAGCAACCTCTCGGCAACGAGCAGA ACCCTAGTCCATCAGTGACAGTTTTGATCCGAGGGACGGCTGGCAGACATGCCTGGACCATGCAGCTTTTCCACCAGCCCAGAGGAGCTTGGGCCAATCAGAGG GTGTTTGTTCCCGAGGGCCGTCCAACACCCAACAACGGTGTGGGTATCAAGTACAACGTCAAGCAGAGGCCCTTCCCTGAAGAGGTGGATAAGATACCTCTTGTCAAAGCTGATGTCAGTATTCCTGACTTGGATGACATTGTCAGTAAAGAG CTGGAACTTCAGCATGACAAGCTTCGTATTCTGATGACCAAGCAGATAGAGTATGAGAACGCCTTGGAGCGGCACAGTGAGGAAATCTGGAAGTCCAAGCTTTACCCTGACCCACAGACCGACTGCAAACCCCCTCCACCCGCGCAGGAGTTCCAGACAGCACGCCTCTTCCTCTCCCACTTTGGCTTTCTGTCTCTGGAGGCGCTCAAG GAGCCCAACAACAGCCGTCTACCTCCTCACCTGATTGCTCTGGAGTCATCCTTGCCAGGGTTTTTTGATGACATGAGCTACCTGGACCTGCTTCCCTGCCGACCGTTTGACacagtctttattttctatgtgaGGGCTGGACAGAAAAGCAGCCCTGAG ATCCTGAGGAATGTGGAGTCATCATCCAGTGTCCAGCCCCACTTCTTGGAGTTCCTGCTGTCCTTGGGCTGGCCTGTGGAAGTGGGACGCCACCCAGGGTGGACGGGACACCTGGATACCAGCTGGTCCCTCAACTCCTGCTCCGACAGCAATGATATACAACAAACAG AGGACGCAGCTACTCCTGAGGACACAGGAGGTTCAGTGTTCAACGGGGAGAAGAAAGTTTTATACTACGCCGATGCTCTAACAGAGATTGCCTTTGTTGTTCCATCTTTAACAGAAAATTCTG AGGAGTCATCAGTGCACAGTGACTCCACAGTGGAGGCCGACACTAACACAGACGTCATGCCTAGTGTACACAAACAACCCAATCTCACACTGGAGCTGTTCCCCAACCATTCTGAAAACCTGGAGTCTGCCAAAAAG CTGAGTCCTTTGGTAAAGACGAAGAGATCATCGACTGGAAAGTCTTTCCCACCGCTGGGTCCTGAGACAAAGGTGTTTGTGGTCTGGGTGGAGCGCTTTGATGATATCG aGAACTTCCCATTGTCTGATCTCTTGGCGGAAACCAGCACGGGCTTGGAAGCTAGCATGAGCAACAGCACTTCCTGCAG GTCAGGGTTACTAGAAAAGGACGTTCCTCTGATCTTCATACACCCTCTGAAGACGGGACTCTTCAGGATCCGGCTGCACGGAGCTGTGGGTAAATTTGGCATGGTGAATCCCCTGGTGGACGGCATGGTGGTCAGCCGCAGAGCACTAG GGTTTCTTGTGCGCCAAACGGTCATCAACGTGTGCCGACGGAAGCGTCTGGAAAGTGACTTGTACAACCCGCCTCACGTGAGGCGGAAGCAGAAAATAACTGAGATTGTTCAGCGTTACCGCAACAAGCAACTGGAGCCTGAGTTTTACACCTCGCTGTTCCACGAGGTGGGGGAGGGAAAGCTTCACctctaa
- the LOC114558965 gene encoding ral GTPase-activating protein subunit beta isoform X4: protein MYSDWRSLQLVVQSDQGHLSVLHTYPTSVGTEVANAVVKPLGTAVSPVATENILKTDKEVKWTMEVLCYGLTLPLEGDTVKLCVDVYTDWMMALVSPRDSMPQPVVKEPNMYVQTILKHLYNVFVPRPDHHSLNHIRLCQQVLTAVQKLARESVSMVRETWEVLLLFLLRINDTLLAAPTVGVGVAEKLAEKLMAVLFEVWLLACARCFPTPPYWKTAREMLANWRHHPPVVEQWSRVACALTSRLLRFTHGPSFPPFKVPDEDASLIPLEMDNDCVAQTWYRFLHMLSNPVDLSNPAIVSTTPKFQEQFLNSSTIPHEVVLHPCLKQLPQIFFRAMRGISCLVDAFLGISRPRADSAPPTPVNRMSMSPPPSITNTTPPHSRKQRHTVVTKTTSKSSTSSGSQPTKASQQQQQQQQQNSSSPTLLSSPNQSSWESRPLPAPARPKVNSILNLFGQWLFDAALVHCKLHSGLSRDPSMTAIATQVGLELRRKGSQMSTDSMVSNPMFDANEFPESYEAGRAEACGTLCRIYCSKKTGEDILPVYLSRFYMVLIQGLQISDFICRPVLASIILNSSSLFCTDLKGINVVVPYFIAALETIVPDRELSKFKMYVNPTDLRRASINILLAMLSLPHHFGNIKSEVLLEGKFNEEDGWPHDQPVSFLSLRLRLVNVLIGALQTETDTTNTQLILGAMLNIVQDSALLESIGAQTETGSVDGSHMTVRSQSHSRTNSGISFTSGGSTEATSPDSERPAQALLRDYDTAAGLLVRSIHLVTQRLNSQWRQDMSISLAALELLAGLAKVKVKVGVDSSDRKRAVSSICGYIVYQCSRPAPLQSRDLHSMIVAAFQFLCVWLTEHPDMLDEKDCLVEVLEIVELGISGSKSRQEQEVRHKGEKEHNPASMRVKDAAEATLSCIMQVLGAFPSPSGPASTCSLLNEDTLIRFARLSATGASNFRYFVLDNSVILAMLEQPLGNEQNPSPSVTVLIRGTAGRHAWTMQLFHQPRGAWANQRQVFVPEGRPTPNNGVGIKYNVKQRPFPEEVDKIPLVKADVSIPDLDDIVSKEVCCMGWQDDTRATNAPMSNYPYLELQHDKLRILMTKQIEYENALERHSEEIWKSKLYPDPQTDCKPPPPAQEFQTARLFLSHFGFLSLEALKEPNNSRLPPHLIALESSLPGFFDDMSYLDLLPCRPFDTVFIFYVRAGQKSSPEILRNVESSSSVQPHFLEFLLSLGWPVEVGRHPGWTGHLDTSWSLNSCSDSNDIQQTEDAATPEDTGGSVFNGEKKVLYYADALTEIAFVVPSLTENSEESSVHSDSTVEADTNTDVMPSVHKQPNLTLELFPNHSENLESAKKLSPLVKTKRSSTGKSFPPLGPETKVFVVWVERFDDIENFPLSDLLAETSTGLEASMSNSTSCRSGLLEKDVPLIFIHPLKTGLFRIRLHGAVGKFGMVNPLVDGMVVSRRALGFLVRQTVINVCRRKRLESDLYNPPHVRRKQKITEIVQRYRNKQLEPEFYTSLFHEVGEGKLHL from the exons ATGTATTCTGATTGGCGCTCGCTGCAGTTGGTGGTGCAGAGTGACCAGGGCCACCTCAGTGTTCTGCACACCTATCCCACTAGCGTGGGCACGGAGGTGGCAAATGCTGTGGTCAAGCCTTTGGGCACAGCTGTAAGCCCTGTCGCCACAGAGAACATCCTCAAGACAGACAAGGAG GTGAAGTGGACCATGGAGGTGCTGTGTTATGGCCTCACCCTCCCCCTTGAGGGGGACACTGTCAagctgtgtgtggatgtgtacaCAGACTGGATGATGGCCCTGGTGTCGCCCAGGGACTCGATGCCTCAGCCTGTGGTCAAGGAGCCCAATATGTACGTCCAAACCATCCTCAAACATCTGTACAACGTCTTTGTACCAAG GCCTGACCACCACAGTCTGAACCACATCAGGCTTTGCCAGCAGGTTCTGACTGCAGTCCAGAAATTGGCACGAGAGTCTGTTTCCATGGTGAGGGAAACCTGGGAGGTGCTGTTGCTCTTTCTGCTTCGCATCAACGACACATTACTTGCCGCGCCCACAGTTGGAG TTGGGGTGGCAGAGAAACTTGCAGAGAAATTGATGGCAGTGCTGTTTGAGGTGTGGCTACTGGCATGTGCCCGCTGCTTTCCCACGCCACCATATTGGAAGACAGCAAGGGAGATGCTGGCTAACTGGAGACACCACCCTCCTGTTGTAGAACAGTGGAGCAGAGTGGCCTGTGCCCTGACCTCCAG GCTCTTGCGTTTTACCCACGGACCATCTTTCCCACCTTTTAAAGTTCCTGATGAAGATGCCAGCCTGATTCCATTAGAGATGGACAATGACTGTGTGGCACAGACGTGGTACCGCTTTCTCCACATGCTTAG CAACCCAGTGGACCTGAGCAACCCTGCGATAGTGAGCACCACTCCAAAGTTTCAGGAACAGTTTCTTAACTCCAGCACCATCCCTCATGAAGTGGTGCTGCATCCATGTTTGAAACAGCTACCCCAAATCTTCTTCAGGGCCATGCGGGGCATCAGCTGCTTAGTGGATGCCTTCTTAG GTATATCACGTCCCAGAGCTGACAGTGCCCCGCCCACCCCAGTCAACAGAATGAGCATGTCTCCGCCCCCCTCCATCACCAACACCACCCCCCCTCACAGCCGCAAGCAACGGCATACAGTGGTCACCAAAACCACAAGCAAGAGTTCAACT AGCAGTGGTAGTCAACCAACCAAAGcatcccagcagcagcagcagcagcagcagcaaaattCCTCCTCCCCGACCCTGCTTTCCAGCCCCAACCAGAGCAGTTGGGAGAGTCGGCCCTTGCCGGCCCCAGCGCGGCCAAAGGTCAACAGCATCCTCAATCTGTTCGGCCAGTGGCTGTTCGACGCTGCACTGGTCCATTGTAAGCTCCACAGCGGCCTCAGCCGAGACCCCAGCATGACCG CGATAGCCACTCAAGTAGGTCTGGAGCTGAGGAGGAAGGGATCCCAAATGTCCACTGACTCCATGGTGTCCAACCCCATGTTTGACGCCAACGAGTTCCCAGAGAGTTACGAGGCAGGACGAGCTGAGGCCTGCGGGACTCTCTGCCGCATCTACTGTAGCAAGAAAACTGGAGAAGACATTCTGCCTGTTTACCTGTCCAG GTTCTACATGGTCCTGATTCAGGGTCTCCAGATCTCTGATTTTATCTGCAGACCAGTTCTGGCTTCTATCATTCTCAACTCTTCATCTCTCTTCTGTACTGACTTAAAGGGAATCAATGTGGTGGTGCCCTACTTCATAGCTGCCCTGGAGACTATTGTACCAGACAG GGAGCTGTCCAAATTCAAGATGtatgttaatcctaccgacctGAGGAGAGCCTCTATAAACATCCTGCTTGCCATGCTGTCATTGCCGCATCATTTTGGCAACATCAAATCAGAG GTTCTGTTGGAAGGAAAGTTCAATGAGGAGGATGGGTGGCCTCATGACCAGCCTGTGTCTTTCCTGTCCCTGAGGCTACGTCTCGTCAACGTCCTCATAGGAGCACTTCAGACTGAGACTGACACCACCAacacgcagctcatcctgg GTGCAATGCTAAATATTGTTCAAGACTCGGCACTGTTGGAGTCCATAGGTGCACAGACTGAAACA GGAAGTGTAGATGGGAGCCACATGACTGTGAGAAGTCAGAGTCACAGCCGTACTAACAGTGGCATTAGTTTCACCAGCGGGGGAAGCACAGAGGCCACCAGCCCAGACTCTGAGCGTCCTGCCCAGGCCCTGCTTCGAGACTACG ATACGGCGGCAGGCCTGCTGGTGCGCAGCATTCACCTGGTCACTCAGAGACTCAACTCCCAGTGGAGGCAAGACATGAGCATTTCACTGGCTGCCTTGGAGCTGCTGGCTGGGCTTGCCAAGGTAAAG GTAAAGGTGGGAGTGGACTCTTCAGACCGTAAACGTGCTGTCAGCTCTATATGTGGGTACATCGTGTACCAGTGTAGCCGTCCTGCTCCTCTTCAGTCCCGAGACCTCCACTCCATGATTGTAGCTGCCTTccagtttctctgtgtgtggcTCACAGAACACCCTGACATGCTGGATGAGAAG GATTGTTTGGTAGAGGTGTTGGAGATTGTGGAGCTGGGAATCTCTGGCAGCAAGTCCCGACAGGAACAGGAAGTCCGACATAAAGGGGAGAAGGAGCACAACCCAGCTTCGATGAGGGTTAAGGACGCTGCTGAGGCGACTTTGTCCTG TATCATGCAGGTGTTGGGGGCCTTCCCTTCCCCCAGCGGGCCTGCCTCCACCTGCAGCCTGCTGAACGAAGACACCTTGATCCGGTTTGCCAGACTCAGTGCCACAGGAGCCAGCAACTTCCGCTACtttgtcctggacaactcggTCATCCTCGCCATGCTGGAGCAACCTCTCGGCAACGAGCAGA ACCCTAGTCCATCAGTGACAGTTTTGATCCGAGGGACGGCTGGCAGACATGCCTGGACCATGCAGCTTTTCCACCAGCCCAGAGGAGCTTGGGCCAATCAGAGG CAGGTGTTTGTTCCCGAGGGCCGTCCAACACCCAACAACGGTGTGGGTATCAAGTACAACGTCAAGCAGAGGCCCTTCCCTGAAGAGGTGGATAAGATACCTCTTGTCAAAGCTGATGTCAGTATTCCTGACTTGGATGACATTGTCAGTAAAGAG GTGTGTTGTATGGGCTGGCAGGATGATACGAGAGCTACAAATGCACCGATGAGTAATTACCCCTAC CTGGAACTTCAGCATGACAAGCTTCGTATTCTGATGACCAAGCAGATAGAGTATGAGAACGCCTTGGAGCGGCACAGTGAGGAAATCTGGAAGTCCAAGCTTTACCCTGACCCACAGACCGACTGCAAACCCCCTCCACCCGCGCAGGAGTTCCAGACAGCACGCCTCTTCCTCTCCCACTTTGGCTTTCTGTCTCTGGAGGCGCTCAAG GAGCCCAACAACAGCCGTCTACCTCCTCACCTGATTGCTCTGGAGTCATCCTTGCCAGGGTTTTTTGATGACATGAGCTACCTGGACCTGCTTCCCTGCCGACCGTTTGACacagtctttattttctatgtgaGGGCTGGACAGAAAAGCAGCCCTGAG ATCCTGAGGAATGTGGAGTCATCATCCAGTGTCCAGCCCCACTTCTTGGAGTTCCTGCTGTCCTTGGGCTGGCCTGTGGAAGTGGGACGCCACCCAGGGTGGACGGGACACCTGGATACCAGCTGGTCCCTCAACTCCTGCTCCGACAGCAATGATATACAACAAACAG AGGACGCAGCTACTCCTGAGGACACAGGAGGTTCAGTGTTCAACGGGGAGAAGAAAGTTTTATACTACGCCGATGCTCTAACAGAGATTGCCTTTGTTGTTCCATCTTTAACAGAAAATTCTG AGGAGTCATCAGTGCACAGTGACTCCACAGTGGAGGCCGACACTAACACAGACGTCATGCCTAGTGTACACAAACAACCCAATCTCACACTGGAGCTGTTCCCCAACCATTCTGAAAACCTGGAGTCTGCCAAAAAG CTGAGTCCTTTGGTAAAGACGAAGAGATCATCGACTGGAAAGTCTTTCCCACCGCTGGGTCCTGAGACAAAGGTGTTTGTGGTCTGGGTGGAGCGCTTTGATGATATCG aGAACTTCCCATTGTCTGATCTCTTGGCGGAAACCAGCACGGGCTTGGAAGCTAGCATGAGCAACAGCACTTCCTGCAG GTCAGGGTTACTAGAAAAGGACGTTCCTCTGATCTTCATACACCCTCTGAAGACGGGACTCTTCAGGATCCGGCTGCACGGAGCTGTGGGTAAATTTGGCATGGTGAATCCCCTGGTGGACGGCATGGTGGTCAGCCGCAGAGCACTAG GGTTTCTTGTGCGCCAAACGGTCATCAACGTGTGCCGACGGAAGCGTCTGGAAAGTGACTTGTACAACCCGCCTCACGTGAGGCGGAAGCAGAAAATAACTGAGATTGTTCAGCGTTACCGCAACAAGCAACTGGAGCCTGAGTTTTACACCTCGCTGTTCCACGAGGTGGGGGAGGGAAAGCTTCACctctaa